A genome region from Anopheles stephensi strain Indian chromosome 2, UCI_ANSTEP_V1.0, whole genome shotgun sequence includes the following:
- the LOC118507126 gene encoding G protein-activated inward rectifier potassium channel 3 isoform X3 — MKGTWFSVRYRQTRYSSRRIRKRVIFKQGDCNVIQGNVAKRRRRYLQDIFTTLVDIQWRWTLFVFACSFILSWLGFGAIWYLIALSHGDIQAVGDESHKPCVTYIYGFTSAFLFSLETQHTIGYGNRYITEECPEGIFILALQSITGVFIQAFMVGIVFAKLSRPKKRAQTLLFSKNAVICHRDGVPCLLFRVGDMRKSHIIEAHVTAQIIRRKVTKEGEVLPFYQQNMEVSCDGGDDRLMFIWPTIVVHKIDRDSPLYGLSAQDMLKERFEIVVMLEGVVESTGMTTQARSSYLPSEILWGHRFESVVTFKRETGEYEVDYTTFNNTYEVDTPLCSAHQLHDVKKELSKQNGVAEASSDTDESDTSSVDNVSSRKNSLSNGYLRFTPVYANTNEQSGMNVTNGVVGDPLALPPANIAPGAPTTTSPGSERKKNFRKLSIKEPSMDSLC; from the exons ATACCGGCAGACGCGATACAGCTCGAGGAGGATTCGGAAGCGAGTGATCTTCAAGCAGGGCGACTGCAACGTCATCCAAGGCAATGTAGCAAAAAGGCGTCGTCGATATTTACAG GACATCTTTACCACCCTGGTGGACATTCAGTGGAGATGGACTCTGTTCGTGTTCGCGTGTTCCTTCATACTGAGCTGGCTAGGATTCGGCGCCATTTGGTACCTGATCGCACTAAGCCATGGAGACATTCAAGCGGTCGGTG ATGAAAGCCACAAGCCCTGTGTGACGTACATTTATGGCTTCACATCGGCGTTCCTGTTTTCTCtcgagactcagcacacgatAG GTTACGGTAACCGTTACATTACCGAGGAATGCCCGGAAGGCATATTTATTCTAGCCCTGCAGAGCATTACCGGTGTTTTCATCCAAGCATTTATGGTCGGCATCGTGTTTGCGAAGCTGTCCCGACCGAAGAAGCGTGCCCAGACGCTACTGTTTTCCAAGAATGCTGTCATCTGCCATCGGGACGGTGTGCCGTGCCTGTTGTTCCGCGTGGGCGATATGCGCAAGAGTCACATCATTGAGGCGCATGTGACGGCCCAGATAATTCGTCGGAAG GTCACCAAAGAAGGAGAAGTTCTTCCATTTTACCAACAAAACATGGAGGTCAGTTGTGATGGGGGTGATGACCGGTTAATGTTCATCTGGCCGACGATTGTGGTGCACAAGATCGATCGCGACAGTCCGTTGTACGGGCTGTCGGCACAAGACATGCTGAAGGAGCGGTTCGAGATCGTTGTCATGTTGG AGGGAGTCGTGGAATCGACCGGTATGACCACACAGGCACGCAGCAGCTATCTGCCATCGGAGATCCTTTGGGGACATCGGTTCGAGTCGGTAGTCACTTTCAAGCGAGAAACGGGAGAATATGAG GTCGATTACACAACATTCAACAACACATACGAGGTGGACACTCCTCTGTGCAGTGCACACCAGCTGCACGATGTGAAGAAAGagttaagcaaacaaaatggtgTAGCAG AGGCGTCGTCCGATACCGATGAATCCGACACATCGTCGGTGGATAACGTATCGTCCCGCAAAAACTCGCTCAGCAACGGCTACCTACGCTTCACGCCCGTGTACGCCAACACAAACGAACAGTCGGGAATGAACGTCACCAACGGAGTGGTTGGTGACCCGTTGGCCCTACCGCCGGCCAATATTGCGCCCGgtgcaccaaccaccacctcACCCGGAAGCGAGCGCAAGAAGAACTTTCGGAAGTTGTCCATCAAGGAGCCCTCGATGGATTCTCTCTGTTAG